In Geotalea uraniireducens, the genomic window GACGTCGGAAAACACGACCACGACCTCAATCGAGGCGTTCGCCAAGACGACCTTTGCCGAGCACTTCGCGGCAGCAGCCGCGCGCAAAGCCGCCTGAGCCGGCTTCCGGCAGAGCGGCAGCAGCGAAAAAAGCCCGCTTTCGGCGGGCTTTTTTCGTGTTGAGGCGATATGTACAGTCCAGCCCTACCCTTCGGGCGCCACCGGCCACTTACCGGCTACCGCCGCGTCGGTCTCGCGCAACGCCCGGTCGTGAATCCGGGCCAGCAGGAGCTGGGCGGTCAGCGCGCCGATCAGACAGAAAAACATGTCCCACTGGGTATCCCAGACATCCCCCTGGGTGCCGAGGAAGGCATCGGCAGCCGACCCGCCGAGCAGGGCACTCCACCACTCGATGAACTCATAGCAGGCGCTGAAGGCGAGACAGACCGAGGTCGTCAGCAGGAACAGCCATTTTCCCGGCAGCAACGGCGAACGGCGGAGCAGGATTTCGCGGGTCAGGATCGCCGGAACGAACCCCTGGGCGAAGTGGCCGATCCGGTCGTAGTGATTGCGGGCGAAGCCGAACAGCTCTTTCAGCCAGTTGCCGAGCGGCACCTCGGCATAGGTATAGTGGCCGCCGACCATCAGAATCAGCGCATGGACGAACAGCAGCCGGTACAAGAGCGTGGTCAGCGGCAGGCGCCGGTAGCTGGCGACCAAGAGCGGCGCGATGATCAGGATCGGGGCGATCTCCATCAGCCAGGTCGGGTAATCGTGCGGCCGGATGGCGGAGACCGCCAGGCAGGTCACGGTGGCCAGCACAAGGAAGCGCGGTTCGCGGCGGTTGCGCGGTTGGGACATCGTCTCGGATCTCCTGTGCCTGACCGTCAGCCGACCAGCGGCCAGCCACGGTTCCTCTTCGAGGAAGCTCCCCGCCACGGTCGCCTCCATCTCCAGGAACCGCCGGTACGGCATGGTGAAGGTGAGCGTCTCCCGGCCCGCCTGGGGTCGGAGGTACTCGAGGGTCGCGGAAATCATGCCACAGGCGGAGCGGCACGGCAAAGAATTTCTGCTGCGCTCCCCTTTTCTGCCCTAGTCGAGGCCGAGCAGCGCCGGCAGCTCGTCGATCCCCGTCAGCAGCCAGCGGGCGGCGCCGAAATCGCCCCCCCGGTTCATCTCGCCGGGGATCGCGGCGACGGCCAGTCCGGCCCGGGCGGCGGAGATCACCCCCCGCTCCGAATCCTCGATGGCCAGGCAGCGGCCGGGGTCGAGCCCGGCCCGGACGCAGGCGGTCCGGTACGGCTCCGGATCGGGCTTGGAGGCGCCGTAATCCTCGCGGGTGAGGATGAAATCGAAATAGCCGAGCAGCCCGCTCGCCCGGTGCATCTGCAGGAAATTCTCCCGGCGGCAGCTGGTGACGATCGCCATCGGCAGCCGGCCGTGGAGCCGCGCCAGGGTTTCCGCCACCCCCGCCAGCGGCCGCGCCTCTTCGCCCAACAGCCGGTAATAGAGCTCGTCCCGCACCCGGCGGAGCGCCGTCGTCGCCTCCTCCCCCCTGCCGGCGGCCAGATCGAGGACGCTCTCCCCCTGGCGCAGCGAGATACGGCGGAAGTCGTCGAGGGTGAGCGTCACCCCCGCCTGCGCCAGCGCCGCCGCATTGGCCTGATAGTAAAGGTGCTCGGTCTCCATCAGCACCCCGTCGTTGTCCCAGAAAATCCCGTCGAACATCGTCGTCTCGCTGCCGCCTTCCGTCAAGGGTCAAGAACTGCCCGCTGCCGACAACCATTGTGCTGCAGCTCGCCGGCAAATTTCAAGCGCGGAATGCGCCGCAGCCGCCGGCAGCCGCACCTTCCCGCTTCATAATTGCGCCGGAATGGGCCATAATGCCGCCATGACCTCGCTCCGGCGCAATATCCCCCTGCTCTACGCCTTCTCCTTCCTGCAGATGACCCTCTTCCCGATGGCGATCATCACCCTCTTCTGGAAGGACCGGATCGGCCTCTCGCTGGCGCAGATCCTCCTTTTGCAAAGCATCTTTGCCGTAGCGATGGTCGTAATGGAATACCCCTCCGGCTACATCAGCGACCGGCTCGGCTACCGCACCGCCCTGACCCTGGCGGCGGTCCTCGGCGTTGCCGGCTGGGGGGTCTACACCGTCGCCTCCTCGTTCCGCGACGTGCTGATCGCCGAAACCCTGCTCGGCATCTCCACCTCGTTCATCAGCGGCACCGACAGCGCCCTGCTCTATGAATCGCTCAAGGGAACGGCGGACGAGGCGGCCTACGGCCGCTTCGAGGGGCGCTCCACCTTTTTCGGCCAGACCGGCGAGGCCGCCGGGGCGCTCTTCGCCGGGGTCCTCTACGCCCGCTACCCGCTCCTCCCCTTCCTGCTCCAGGTGGCGGTCTGGCTCCTGGCGCTCCTCCTCACCCGCGGCATGAGCGAACCGCCCCGCGAGCGGCACTGCCAGGTCAACCATCTGCACGAGGCCCTTGCCTCGGCGCGCTATGTCTTCGTCGACAACCGGCGCCTGCGGGTAACGGTCCTCCTCAGCATCGCCCTCGGCCTCGCCTCCTTCTACCCGGTCTGGCTGATCCAGCCCTACATGCGGCAGGCCGGCGTCCCCCTCGCCTCCTTCGGCCCGATCTGGGCCGGCGCCAACCTCACCGTCGCCCTCTGCGCCGTCAGCAGCCACCGGCTGCGCGAGCAGTTCGGCGACCGCGGTATGATCGTCTTCCTGATAGTGCTGGTCTGGGGCGGCTTTCTCGGGCTTGGGCTGGCGGTGGGGGTGTGGGGCTTTCTCTTCTATTACCTGCTGACGGCAATGCGGGGGTTGCGGGGACCGTTCCTGCTGCACGTCGCCCAAGCCGAAATCCCCTCCGCCAACCGGGCAGGGATGCTCTCGCTCCAGTCCCTCTGCTTCCGGCTGCTCTTCGCCGTCACCGGCCCGTTCATCGGCCGCTAT contains:
- a CDS encoding DUF2238 domain-containing protein, with product MISATLEYLRPQAGRETLTFTMPYRRFLEMEATVAGSFLEEEPWLAAGRLTVRHRRSETMSQPRNRREPRFLVLATVTCLAVSAIRPHDYPTWLMEIAPILIIAPLLVASYRRLPLTTLLYRLLFVHALILMVGGHYTYAEVPLGNWLKELFGFARNHYDRIGHFAQGFVPAILTREILLRRSPLLPGKWLFLLTTSVCLAFSACYEFIEWWSALLGGSAADAFLGTQGDVWDTQWDMFFCLIGALTAQLLLARIHDRALRETDAAVAGKWPVAPEG
- a CDS encoding HAD family hydrolase; amino-acid sequence: MFDGIFWDNDGVLMETEHLYYQANAAALAQAGVTLTLDDFRRISLRQGESVLDLAAGRGEEATTALRRVRDELYYRLLGEEARPLAGVAETLARLHGRLPMAIVTSCRRENFLQMHRASGLLGYFDFILTREDYGASKPDPEPYRTACVRAGLDPGRCLAIEDSERGVISAARAGLAVAAIPGEMNRGGDFGAARWLLTGIDELPALLGLD
- a CDS encoding MFS transporter; the protein is MGHNAAMTSLRRNIPLLYAFSFLQMTLFPMAIITLFWKDRIGLSLAQILLLQSIFAVAMVVMEYPSGYISDRLGYRTALTLAAVLGVAGWGVYTVASSFRDVLIAETLLGISTSFISGTDSALLYESLKGTADEAAYGRFEGRSTFFGQTGEAAGALFAGVLYARYPLLPFLLQVAVWLLALLLTRGMSEPPRERHCQVNHLHEALASARYVFVDNRRLRVTVLLSIALGLASFYPVWLIQPYMRQAGVPLASFGPIWAGANLTVALCAVSSHRLREQFGDRGMIVFLIVLVWGGFLGLGLAVGVWGFLFYYLLTAMRGLRGPFLLHVAQAEIPSANRAGMLSLQSLCFRLLFAVTGPFIGRYADAHGVGNSFRLLFVAYLLLLPPLVWLFLRQRQKSAVSH